The following are encoded in a window of Streptomyces sp. SAT1 genomic DNA:
- a CDS encoding response regulator: MLVVEDDPVAADAHVLYVGRVPGFTAVGKAHTGAEARRALERTPVDLLLLDLHLPDVHGLQLARSLRAAGHHADVIAVTSARDLAVVREGVSLGVVQYVLKPFTFATLRDRLVRYAEFRAAAGEAGGQEEVDRALAALRAPGPAALPKGLSAPTLQRVTGALRDAGEGLTAAGLAEAVGISRITARRYLEHLVDAGRAARRPLYGQVGRPELVYRWVPGR, from the coding sequence GTGCTGGTCGTGGAGGACGACCCGGTCGCGGCGGACGCCCATGTCCTGTACGTGGGCCGGGTGCCGGGCTTCACCGCCGTCGGCAAGGCGCACACCGGCGCCGAGGCCCGCCGGGCGCTGGAACGCACGCCGGTGGACCTGCTCCTCCTGGATCTGCACCTGCCGGACGTGCACGGCCTCCAGCTCGCCCGCTCGCTGCGGGCCGCCGGCCACCACGCGGACGTGATCGCGGTGACCTCGGCCCGGGACCTGGCGGTGGTGCGGGAGGGCGTCTCGCTCGGCGTGGTGCAGTACGTCCTGAAGCCGTTCACCTTCGCCACGCTGCGGGACCGGCTGGTCCGCTACGCGGAGTTCCGTGCGGCGGCCGGTGAGGCGGGCGGCCAGGAGGAGGTCGACCGGGCGCTCGCCGCGCTGCGCGCGCCCGGCCCGGCGGCGCTGCCCAAGGGCCTGAGCGCCCCGACCCTGCAACGGGTGACGGGCGCGCTGCGCGACGCCGGGGAGGGCCTGACGGCGGCCGGTCTCGCCGAGGCGGTCGGCATCTCGCGGATCACGGCCCGCCGCTATCTGGAGCATCTGGTGGACGCCGGCCGCGCCGCCCGGCGTCCGCTGTACGGACAGGTGGGCCGCCCGGAGCTGGTGTACCGGTGGGTGCCGGGCCGGTGA
- a CDS encoding ATP-binding protein, with protein sequence MRLTVLPRPRSLAGQLFAMQAVLLALVVAGYALFAFVSDRGQAESAARRQTTAVARSIADSPSVRSAIGTADPTALLQPYALRVQRDTGVDFVTIMTPQGIRWTHPEPGEIGRPFLGNISRARHGESFTETYTGTLGPSVRAVTPVEDADGRVVGLVSAGIKVEAISRRVREQVTALFGVAAGILALGAVATYVINARLRRHTHGMNADELSRMHDYHQAALHAVREGLLMLDAHYRVALINDGGRELLGVGGASGEAEVVGRSVAGLGLPAPLTGALLASEPRVDEVHLTDSRVLVVNTSPVSGGERRGTVVTLRDVTELQSLMGELDSERGFTQALRSQAHEAANRLHTVVSLIELGRAEEAVEFATAELELAQALTDQVVAAVGEPVLAALLLGKTAQANERGVELMVSEDSGLDDGLLPAALPSRDLVTILGNLIDNAVDAAQGGARARVTVTVRAEGGKRGEGGEGGEGGELLLRVADSGPGVDPDHTDLVFQRGYSTKPTGPGGRGLGLALARQAVQRHRGTLTVAAAAEGGAAFAARLPLSGPAGPAGPAGPATDGVPGARTDDGAGRTPAGQATRSQRAGQAGRGA encoded by the coding sequence ATGCGCCTGACCGTCCTCCCGAGACCTCGCAGCCTGGCGGGCCAGCTCTTCGCCATGCAGGCCGTGCTGCTGGCGCTCGTCGTGGCCGGATATGCGCTGTTCGCCTTCGTCAGCGACCGCGGCCAGGCCGAGAGCGCGGCCCGCCGGCAGACCACGGCGGTGGCCCGTTCCATCGCCGACTCCCCCTCGGTACGGTCCGCGATCGGCACCGCGGACCCCACCGCGCTGCTCCAGCCGTACGCGCTGAGGGTGCAGCGGGACACGGGTGTCGACTTCGTGACGATCATGACGCCGCAGGGCATCCGCTGGACCCACCCGGAGCCCGGCGAGATCGGCCGCCCCTTCCTCGGCAACATCTCCCGCGCCCGGCACGGCGAGTCCTTCACCGAGACGTACACCGGCACCCTGGGCCCCTCCGTCCGCGCGGTCACCCCCGTCGAGGACGCCGACGGGCGCGTCGTCGGGCTGGTCAGCGCCGGGATCAAGGTGGAGGCGATCAGCCGGCGGGTGCGGGAGCAGGTCACGGCGCTGTTCGGGGTCGCGGCGGGCATCCTGGCGCTGGGCGCGGTCGCCACGTACGTCATCAACGCGCGGCTGCGCCGGCACACCCACGGGATGAACGCGGACGAGCTGAGCCGGATGCACGACTACCACCAGGCGGCGCTGCACGCGGTGCGCGAGGGGCTGCTGATGCTGGACGCGCACTACCGGGTGGCCCTCATCAACGACGGCGGCCGGGAACTGCTCGGGGTGGGCGGCGCCAGCGGCGAGGCGGAGGTGGTGGGCCGCTCGGTGGCCGGGCTCGGGCTGCCCGCTCCGCTGACCGGGGCCCTGCTGGCGTCCGAGCCGCGGGTGGACGAGGTGCACCTCACGGACTCACGGGTCCTGGTGGTGAACACCTCCCCGGTCTCCGGCGGCGAGCGCCGGGGCACGGTGGTCACCCTGCGCGATGTCACCGAGCTCCAGTCGCTGATGGGCGAGCTGGACTCGGAGCGCGGTTTCACCCAGGCGCTGCGCTCGCAGGCGCACGAGGCGGCGAACCGGCTGCACACGGTGGTGTCGCTGATCGAGCTGGGCCGCGCCGAGGAGGCGGTGGAGTTCGCCACGGCGGAGCTGGAGCTGGCCCAGGCCCTGACCGACCAGGTGGTCGCCGCGGTCGGTGAACCGGTGCTGGCCGCGCTGCTGCTCGGCAAGACCGCGCAGGCCAACGAGCGGGGCGTGGAGCTGATGGTGTCCGAGGACAGCGGTCTGGACGACGGACTGCTGCCCGCCGCCCTGCCCTCCCGCGACCTGGTGACGATCCTCGGCAACCTCATCGACAACGCGGTGGACGCGGCCCAGGGCGGTGCGCGGGCCCGGGTGACGGTGACGGTGAGGGCAGAGGGCGGGAAGCGCGGAGAGGGCGGAGAGGGCGGCGAGGGCGGCGAACTGCTGCTGCGGGTCGCCGACAGCGGTCCGGGCGTCGACCCCGACCACACGGACCTGGTCTTCCAGCGCGGCTACTCGACCAAGCCGACCGGTCCCGGCGGCCGGGGGCTCGGGCTCGCGCTGGCCCGGCAGGCGGTGCAGCGGCACCGGGGCACGCTGACGGTGGCGGCGGCCGCGGAGGGCGGCGCGGCGTTCGCGGCCCGGCTCCCGCTGAGCGGGCCCGCCGGTCCGGCCGGTCCGGCCGGTCCCGCCACCGACGGCGTGCCCGGGGCCCGTACGGACGACGGCGCCGGCCGGACACCGGCCGGGCAGGCGACACGATCACAGCGAGCGGGACAGGCGGGACGCGGGGCATGA
- a CDS encoding cation:dicarboxylate symporter family transporter, translating into MTSSRRAAVTSTADTAPAAPAAGPGPAAKRDRTHYLYLAVIAAVVLGVAVGFAAPDTAKELKPLGTGFVNLIKMMISPIIFCTIVLGVGSVRKAAKVGKVGGLALGYFIAMSFVALAIGLVIGNLVHPGSGMHLTEAVKGVGHAQADAAKEGPVDFVLGIIPTTLVSSFTEGEVLQTLLVALLVGFALQAMGRKGEPVLRGVEHIQRLVFRILAMIMWAAPIGAFGAMAAVVGETGVDALKALATIMFGFYVTCLLFVIVVLGAMTRLVAGVNIFQLLKYLGREFLLILSTSSSESALPRLIAKMEHLGVSRPVVGITVPTGYSFNLDGTMIYLTMASLFIADAMDQPLSLGQQITLLLFMMIASKGAAGVTGAGLATLAGALQSHKPALVDGVGLIVGIDRFMSEARALTNFAGNAVATLLIGTWTGEVDQDRVRRVLAGDLPFDERTLLDDSGDSDDSGDSGHSGTAAAGSGLPEQREDGGKELAKA; encoded by the coding sequence ATGACGTCGTCAAGGAGGGCCGCCGTGACCAGCACAGCCGATACGGCACCTGCCGCGCCCGCAGCAGGGCCCGGCCCCGCAGCCAAGCGGGACCGCACCCACTATCTCTACCTGGCGGTCATCGCCGCGGTGGTCCTCGGTGTCGCCGTCGGGTTCGCCGCGCCGGACACCGCCAAGGAACTGAAGCCGCTGGGCACCGGCTTCGTGAACCTGATCAAGATGATGATCTCCCCGATCATCTTCTGCACGATCGTGCTGGGCGTCGGTTCGGTGCGCAAGGCGGCCAAGGTCGGCAAGGTGGGCGGCCTCGCCCTCGGCTACTTCATCGCCATGTCGTTCGTCGCGCTGGCCATCGGCCTGGTGATCGGCAACCTGGTCCACCCGGGCAGCGGCATGCACCTCACCGAGGCCGTCAAGGGCGTCGGCCACGCCCAGGCGGACGCCGCCAAGGAGGGCCCGGTCGACTTCGTGCTCGGGATCATCCCGACCACGCTGGTGTCGTCCTTCACCGAAGGTGAGGTGCTCCAGACCCTGCTGGTCGCGCTGCTCGTCGGGTTCGCGCTCCAGGCCATGGGCCGCAAGGGCGAGCCGGTGCTGCGCGGGGTGGAGCACATCCAGCGGCTGGTCTTCCGCATCCTCGCCATGATCATGTGGGCCGCGCCCATCGGTGCCTTCGGCGCCATGGCCGCCGTCGTGGGCGAGACGGGCGTCGACGCCCTGAAGGCGCTCGCCACGATCATGTTCGGCTTCTACGTCACCTGTCTGCTCTTCGTGATCGTGGTGCTCGGCGCCATGACGCGGCTGGTGGCCGGGGTCAACATCTTCCAGCTGCTGAAGTACCTGGGCCGGGAGTTCCTGCTCATCCTGTCCACGTCCTCGTCGGAGTCCGCGCTGCCCCGGCTGATCGCCAAGATGGAGCACCTGGGCGTGAGCCGCCCGGTCGTCGGCATCACCGTGCCGACCGGCTACTCCTTCAACCTCGACGGCACCATGATCTACCTGACCATGGCCTCGCTGTTCATCGCGGACGCCATGGACCAGCCGCTCTCCCTCGGCCAGCAGATCACCCTGCTGCTGTTCATGATGATCGCCTCCAAGGGCGCGGCGGGCGTCACCGGCGCCGGTCTGGCCACGCTCGCCGGTGCCCTCCAGTCCCACAAGCCCGCCCTGGTGGACGGCGTCGGCCTCATCGTCGGCATCGACCGCTTCATGAGCGAGGCCCGCGCCCTCACCAACTTCGCGGGCAATGCCGTCGCCACCCTGCTGATCGGCACCTGGACCGGCGAGGTCGACCAGGACCGGGTGCGGCGGGTGCTCGCGGGGGACCTGCCCTTCGACGAGCGGACGCTGCTCGACGACTCCGGCGACTCCGATGACTCCGGCGACTCCGGCCACTCCGGTACGGCCGCGGCCGGTTCCGGACTGCCCGAGCAGCGCGAGGACGGCGGGAAGGAACTCGCCAAGGCATGA